From Sinorhizobium sp. RAC02, a single genomic window includes:
- a CDS encoding SDR family oxidoreductase yields MDRLKGKRALITGGTSGIGLETARQFLAEGARVAVTGTNPETLEAARKELGDGVLVIKSDAADVIGQKQVATAIEEAFGGLDILFVNAGIALLKPLDAWDEAGFDRVFDINVKGPYFLIQALLPILANPASIVLNTSVNAHIGMPNSSVYGASKAALQSLIRTLSGELISRGIRVNAVSPGPVSTPLYGKLGFSETDLKTVAENIKGLVPAGRFGTPSEIAKTVVFLASDEAAYTVGSEIMIDGGMGTL; encoded by the coding sequence ATGGACAGGCTCAAAGGCAAACGCGCACTCATCACCGGCGGCACCAGCGGCATCGGCCTGGAGACGGCGCGTCAGTTTCTCGCTGAAGGCGCGCGTGTCGCCGTCACCGGCACCAATCCGGAGACATTGGAGGCCGCGCGCAAGGAACTCGGCGACGGCGTGCTGGTCATCAAGTCCGATGCCGCCGATGTCATCGGCCAGAAACAGGTGGCGACAGCCATCGAGGAGGCCTTCGGTGGCCTCGACATCCTCTTCGTCAACGCCGGCATTGCCCTGTTGAAGCCGCTCGATGCCTGGGATGAGGCGGGCTTCGACCGCGTCTTCGACATTAATGTCAAAGGCCCGTATTTCCTGATCCAGGCACTTCTGCCGATCCTCGCCAACCCCGCGTCGATCGTGTTGAATACCTCGGTCAATGCCCATATCGGCATGCCCAACTCCAGCGTCTACGGGGCCTCGAAGGCGGCGCTGCAATCGCTCATCCGCACGCTGTCGGGCGAATTGATCAGCCGCGGCATCCGCGTCAATGCGGTCTCGCCGGGACCTGTCTCGACGCCGCTCTACGGCAAACTCGGCTTCAGCGAGACGGACTTGAAGACCGTCGCCGAAAACATCAAGGGTCTCGTTCCGGCCGGCCGGTTCGGCACGCCGTCCGAAATCGCCAAGACCGTGGTCTTCCTCGCATCCGACGAGGCGGCCTACACCGTCGGCAGCGAGATCATGATCGATGGCGGCATGGGCACGCTGTAG